The genomic region CATGTACGTGATCCTGTTCCGTACAAAACGCTGGAAGCCCTCCACGGTGTACATGTTCAACCTGACAGTGTGCGACACCCTCTACATCCTCACCCTACCCTTCCTCATCTACTACTACGCCGACGAGAACGACTGGCCCTTCAGCGAACCGTTCTGCAAACTCATCCGCTTCCTGTTCTACGCTAACCTCTACGGTTCCATCCTGTTCCTGTGCTGCATCAGCCTGCACCGCTTCCTGGGTGTGTGCTACCCGATGAGGTCACTGAGCTGGGTCAGCTCCCGGAGAGCCCGGCTGGTGTCTGCGGCGGTGTGGGCGTGTGTGTTGATGTGCCAGGCTCCCGTGCTCTATTTCTCACGCACCAGGGacgaggggacagagagggtgtgTTTCGACACATCCAGTCCAGAGTTATTTAATGACTTCCTGGTGTACAGCTCGGTGGTGTCTGTCCTGATGTTTGCCTTCCCTttcatggtggtgatggtgtgctATGGACTGATGGTGAGGAAGCTTCTGGAGCCCACCTGGGGGGCAGGAGGGAGCCAGTCGAGGGGAGTCGGGGGGCTCGCTGCTCATCGCTCCAAACACAAGTCTGTGAAGATGATAATCATCGTGTTAGCAGTGTTCATGCTGTGTTTCCTACCCTTCCACCTGACCAGAAGTCTGTACTACTCCCTCAGATACCTGGAGCAGATGGATCCCTCCCAGGTACAGTACCTCAACCACTGGAATCCTACGCTTTTAAAGGCTCTGCCTGGCTTCACCTGTCACCCAAGATGCTGGAGTCTGGCTCCAGGTAGATCTTCCTTTCACCCAAGATGCTGGAGTCTGGCTCCAGGTAGCTCTCCCTGTCACCCAAGATGCAGGAGTCTGGCTCCAGGTAGCTCTCCCTGTCACCCAAGATGCAGGAGTCTGGCTCCAGGTAGCTCTCCCTGTCACCCAAGATGCAGGAGTCTGGCTCCAGGTAGCTCTCCCTGTCACCCAGGATGCAGGAGTCTGGCTCCAGGTAGCTCTACCTGTCACCCAGGATGCAGGAGTCTGGCTCCAGGTAGCTCTCCCTGTCACCCAGGATG from Oncorhynchus keta strain PuntledgeMale-10-30-2019 chromosome 18, Oket_V2, whole genome shotgun sequence harbors:
- the LOC118380682 gene encoding P2Y purinoceptor 4-like isoform X26, yielding MATFANHSTNESSGHSWRCQFKEDFKYILLPVSYTLVFVIGLALNVTAMYVILFRTKRWKPSTVYMFNLTVCDTLYILTLPFLIYYYADENDWPFSEPFCKLIRFLFYANLYGSILFLCCISLHRFLGVCYPMRSLSWVSSRRARLVSAAVWACVLMCQAPVLYFSRTRDEGTERVCFDTSSPELFNDFLVYSSVVSVLMFAFPFMVVMVCYGLMVRKLLEPTWGAGGSQSRGVGGLAAHRSKHKSVKMIIIVLAVFMLCFLPFHLTRSLYYSLRYLEQMDPSQVQYLNHWNPTLLKALPGFTCHPRCWSLAPGRSSFHPRCWSLAPGSSPCHPRCRSLAPGSSPCHPRCRSLAPGSSPCHPRCRSLAPGSSPCHPGCRSLAPGSSTCHPGCRSLAPGSSPCHPGCRSLAPGSSPCHPRCRSLAPGSSPCHPRCRSLAPGSSPFYPRCRSLAPGRSPCHPRCRSLAPGCSPFYPRCRSLAPGRFTFHPRCRSLAPGSSPFYPRCRSLAPGSSPCHPRCRSLAPGSSPCHPRFWRSRYLRLNLTTAIMIVVVDIVIILV
- the LOC118380682 gene encoding P2Y purinoceptor 4-like isoform X12: MATFANHSTNESSGHSWRCQFKEDFKYILLPVSYTLVFVIGLALNVTAMYVILFRTKRWKPSTVYMFNLTVCDTLYILTLPFLIYYYADENDWPFSEPFCKLIRFLFYANLYGSILFLCCISLHRFLGVCYPMRSLSWVSSRRARLVSAAVWACVLMCQAPVLYFSRTRDEGTERVCFDTSSPELFNDFLVYSSVVSVLMFAFPFMVVMVCYGLMVRKLLEPTWGAGGSQSRGVGGLAAHRSKHKSVKMIIIVLAVFMLCFLPFHLTRSLYYSLRYLEQMDPSQVQYLNHWNPTLLKALPGFTCHPRCWSLAPGRSSFHPRCWSLAPGSSPCHPRCRSLAPGSSPCHPRCRSLAPGSSPCHPRCRSLAPGSSPCHPGCRSLAPGSSTCHPGCRSLAPGSSPCHPGCRSLAPGSSPCHPRCRSLAPGSSPCHPRCRSLAPGSSPFYPRCRSLAPGRSPCHPRCRSLAPGCSPFYPRCRSLAPGRFTFHPRCRSLAPGSSPFYPRCRSLAPGSSPCHPRCRSLAPGSSPCHPGCRSLAPGSSPCHPGCRSLAPGSSPCHPRCRSLAPGSSPCHPRCRSLAPGSSPCHPRFWRSRYLRLNLTTAIMIVVVDIVIILV
- the LOC118380682 gene encoding P2Y purinoceptor 4-like isoform X20; the protein is MATFANHSTNESSGHSWRCQFKEDFKYILLPVSYTLVFVIGLALNVTAMYVILFRTKRWKPSTVYMFNLTVCDTLYILTLPFLIYYYADENDWPFSEPFCKLIRFLFYANLYGSILFLCCISLHRFLGVCYPMRSLSWVSSRRARLVSAAVWACVLMCQAPVLYFSRTRDEGTERVCFDTSSPELFNDFLVYSSVVSVLMFAFPFMVVMVCYGLMVRKLLEPTWGAGGSQSRGVGGLAAHRSKHKSVKMIIIVLAVFMLCFLPFHLTRSLYYSLRYLEQMDPSQVQYLNHWNPTLLKALPGFTCHPRCWSLAPGRSSFHPRCWSLAPGSSPCHPRCRSLAPGSSPCHPRCRSLAPGSSPCHPRCRSLAPGSSPCHPGCRSLAPGSSTCHPGCRSLAPGSSPCHPGCRSLAPGSSPCHPRCRSLAPGSSPCHPRCRSLAPGSSPFYPRCRSLAPGRSPCHPRCRSLAPGCSPFYPRCRSLAPGRFTFHPRCRSLAPGSSPFYPRCRSLAPGSSPCHPRCRSLAPGSSPCHPRCRSLAPGSSPCHPRFWRSRYLRLNLTTAIMIVVVDIVIILV